One window from the genome of Nitrosospira multiformis encodes:
- the grxC gene encoding glutaredoxin 3, producing the protein MASGEFADSEEMKVVMYASGFCPYCTRAESMLRARGVTEIEKIRIDLDPAIRAEMIEKTGRRTVPQIYIGDTHVGGYDDLARLDRNDGLVKLLAI; encoded by the coding sequence ATGGCGTCAGGCGAATTTGCCGATAGTGAAGAAATGAAGGTGGTCATGTACGCATCCGGTTTTTGCCCCTATTGCACAAGAGCGGAAAGCATGCTGCGTGCCAGAGGTGTGACAGAAATCGAGAAAATCCGTATTGATCTGGATCCTGCCATCCGCGCCGAGATGATAGAAAAAACCGGTCGTCGCACCGTTCCCCAAATTTATATTGGCGACACGCATGTGGGTGGTTATGACGATTTGGCGCGACTCGACCGCAATGATGGATTGGTAAAGCTCCTGGCGATCTGA
- the secB gene encoding protein-export chaperone SecB — protein sequence MSDQQPVFGIEKIYVKDLSLEIPNAPRIFLERETPEVNIQLHTKGERVDEGMYEVLLTVTVTAKVKEKTLFLVEVGQAGIFQIRNVPEAEMDPVLGIGCPNILFPYLREAVSDIVTRAGFHAVILNPVNFEALYHQGKQQAEMNAAAAEKLEEEQKTTH from the coding sequence ATGAGCGACCAGCAGCCGGTTTTCGGTATTGAAAAAATCTATGTCAAGGACTTGTCCCTGGAAATTCCAAATGCGCCAAGAATTTTTCTTGAGCGCGAAACACCCGAAGTGAACATACAGCTGCATACCAAGGGAGAGCGCGTCGACGAAGGTATGTATGAGGTATTGTTGACGGTAACAGTCACCGCGAAAGTCAAGGAGAAGACCCTGTTTCTGGTGGAGGTGGGCCAGGCGGGCATCTTTCAGATTCGCAATGTGCCGGAAGCTGAAATGGATCCCGTATTGGGGATAGGGTGTCCCAATATCCTTTTCCCCTACTTGCGCGAAGCCGTTTCGGATATCGTTACCCGCGCCGGATTTCATGCGGTCATTCTAAACCCGGTAAATTTTGAAGCGCTTTACCATCAGGGAAAACAGCAAGCCGAGATGAATGCCGCGGCGGCGGAGAAACTGGAAGAAGAGCAGAAAACAACGCACTGA
- a CDS encoding SH3 domain-containing protein, giving the protein MKHAHDACVTNPFLRCRVLGLLIGILLCPAHAIAAFEFFSIAENATVMYDAPSLKADKLYVVSRHLPVEAVVKVEGWVKVRDSGGGLAWVEEKALSEKRYVIVTALQAEVYQAANASSTLVFQAQQNVVMEQLEPAVNGWVKVRHRDGQTGYIRTQQIWGS; this is encoded by the coding sequence ATGAAACACGCCCACGACGCATGCGTCACAAATCCATTCCTGCGGTGCCGGGTTCTTGGGCTATTGATTGGCATACTGTTGTGTCCGGCGCATGCCATCGCGGCGTTTGAGTTCTTTTCGATAGCAGAGAATGCTACCGTCATGTATGACGCGCCATCGCTCAAAGCCGATAAATTGTATGTGGTGAGTCGTCATCTGCCCGTAGAGGCGGTAGTGAAAGTCGAAGGTTGGGTCAAGGTGCGCGATAGCGGGGGCGGGCTTGCCTGGGTGGAAGAAAAGGCATTAAGTGAAAAACGTTATGTAATTGTTACGGCGCTGCAGGCCGAAGTTTATCAGGCGGCGAATGCAAGTTCGACGCTGGTATTTCAAGCGCAACAAAACGTGGTGATGGAACAGCTTGAGCCTGCTGTGAATGGTTGGGTCAAGGTGCGCCACCGCGATGGACAAACGGGTTACATCAGAACGCAACAAATCTGGGGTTCATGA
- a CDS encoding NAD(P)H-dependent glycerol-3-phosphate dehydrogenase, giving the protein MRIGVLGAGAWGTALAISLGTNTRSSHQVTLWTRDPVHLAELVSQRANRRYFPGFSLPPSLQLTSVLDVAIEAADLVLIVVPVAGLRETLRGIAACGKGVPVVWGCKGFEAESAALPHQVAQEEYGGVAPCGVLSGPSFAQEVAQGLPTALTLASHDEEFSRSIAAQLHTARLRIYSSRDVAGVETGGAVKNVISIAAGISDGMGFGHNARAALITRGLAEITRLGLKLGGCMETFMGLAGAGDLILTCTGDLSRNRRVGLLLAAGHSLPDILRELGHTAEGVHTASAVLRLSQTLKIEMPITQAVCSVLHDGVPARLAVEALLNREPKAETY; this is encoded by the coding sequence ATGAGAATAGGTGTTCTTGGCGCGGGCGCGTGGGGTACTGCGCTGGCCATCAGTCTCGGCACCAACACCCGTTCAAGCCACCAGGTGACGTTGTGGACCCGCGATCCGGTGCATCTTGCCGAGCTTGTTTCCCAGCGTGCCAACCGGCGCTATTTCCCCGGCTTTTCGTTACCGCCTTCTCTGCAGCTGACGTCCGTTCTCGATGTTGCCATCGAGGCTGCTGATCTTGTTTTGATCGTGGTCCCGGTTGCCGGATTACGTGAGACATTGCGTGGAATTGCTGCTTGCGGGAAAGGCGTGCCGGTGGTGTGGGGCTGCAAGGGATTCGAGGCGGAATCGGCAGCATTGCCTCATCAGGTAGCACAGGAGGAATATGGCGGGGTGGCGCCCTGTGGCGTATTGTCGGGCCCCAGCTTCGCCCAGGAAGTCGCACAAGGACTTCCCACCGCTTTGACCCTGGCATCGCATGATGAAGAATTTTCTCGTAGCATTGCGGCACAGTTGCACACCGCCCGGCTGCGGATTTACTCAAGCAGGGATGTTGCCGGCGTGGAAACCGGTGGCGCAGTGAAGAATGTCATATCGATTGCCGCTGGCATTTCCGACGGCATGGGTTTTGGTCACAACGCTCGCGCAGCCTTGATTACGCGGGGTTTGGCGGAAATTACGCGCCTGGGACTAAAACTCGGTGGTTGTATGGAAACGTTCATGGGGCTAGCCGGAGCGGGAGATTTGATACTTACCTGTACCGGGGATTTGTCACGCAATCGGCGGGTAGGTCTGTTACTCGCGGCGGGCCATTCGTTACCGGACATCCTGCGGGAGCTTGGACACACCGCCGAAGGCGTCCATACGGCGTCTGCAGTATTGCGGCTAAGTCAGACACTGAAAATTGAAATGCCGATTACACAGGCGGTATGCAGCGTACTCCACGATGGGGTGCCGGCGAGACTGGCGGTGGAAGCGCTACTTAACCGGGAACCGAAGGCGGAAACTTACTGA
- the trmL gene encoding tRNA (uridine(34)/cytosine(34)/5-carboxymethylaminomethyluridine(34)-2'-O)-methyltransferase TrmL, translating into MLDVILFQPEIPPNTGNIIRLCANTGARLHLVKPLGFILEDKQLLRAGLDYHEFASMTVHENWINCAEHFQGHRLFAVSTKGKQRYDLTAYAKGDAFLFGSESRGLPTEILESFPEQRRIRVPMVSGNRSLNLSNTVAVVVYEAWRQMSFEKGT; encoded by the coding sequence ATGCTCGATGTAATTTTATTCCAACCCGAAATCCCGCCCAACACCGGTAATATTATACGGCTATGCGCCAATACCGGTGCGAGACTCCATCTTGTCAAGCCGCTTGGTTTTATCCTGGAAGATAAGCAATTACTACGCGCCGGACTGGATTATCACGAGTTTGCCAGCATGACAGTTCATGAAAACTGGATAAACTGTGCGGAACACTTTCAAGGGCATCGTCTTTTTGCCGTCTCAACCAAGGGCAAGCAACGCTATGACTTGACTGCTTATGCCAAAGGAGACGCATTTCTTTTTGGCTCGGAAAGCCGTGGGCTCCCGACTGAAATACTGGAGAGTTTTCCTGAACAACGCCGTATCCGCGTACCGATGGTGTCCGGCAATCGCAGTCTTAATTTATCCAATACAGTCGCGGTGGTGGTCTACGAAGCGTGGCGGCAGATGAGCTTCGAGAAAGGTACATAA
- a CDS encoding ComF family protein, with amino-acid sequence MLSIFLSISLNDRSNIIQTLFGKYCLLCGTASNGNLCAPCHDSLPHLPFNHCMVCALPMAESCVCGACLAKPPAFDRTVAALSYAFPVNALIHSLKYQTNLPMAPVLADLLLARIDKDSFPDFIVPMPLHPVRLRERGFNQALEIARKVSKRCGIPLLPDACKRIKDTVSQAELPWKEREKNIRGALTCETDLTGKHIAMLDDVMTTGATLNELAKVLRKHGAVHVSGWVVARTLPRVLPHDS; translated from the coding sequence TTGTTGTCAATTTTTTTATCTATATCATTGAACGACAGATCAAATATTATACAGACCCTATTCGGGAAATACTGCCTGCTTTGCGGTACCGCCAGCAATGGAAATCTGTGCGCACCTTGTCACGATAGCCTGCCTCACCTGCCATTTAATCATTGTATGGTATGTGCGCTGCCTATGGCGGAATCTTGCGTCTGTGGTGCCTGTCTCGCAAAACCGCCGGCATTTGATCGTACCGTAGCGGCATTAAGCTACGCTTTCCCGGTGAACGCTCTCATTCATTCACTCAAATACCAGACAAACCTTCCCATGGCGCCAGTATTGGCTGATCTGCTATTGGCGCGGATTGATAAGGACTCTTTCCCGGACTTCATCGTGCCAATGCCATTGCATCCCGTTAGATTACGTGAAAGAGGTTTCAATCAGGCGCTGGAAATCGCCCGTAAAGTGTCAAAACGATGCGGTATTCCGCTATTGCCGGATGCCTGCAAACGTATCAAGGACACCGTCTCGCAGGCTGAACTGCCATGGAAAGAACGCGAGAAAAATATACGAGGAGCACTCACATGCGAAACGGACCTTACCGGCAAGCACATCGCCATGCTGGATGATGTGATGACCACCGGCGCAACCCTGAATGAACTGGCAAAGGTACTACGCAAACATGGCGCCGTGCACGTAAGTGGATGGGTGGTCGCCAGAACGCTGCCTCGTGTGCTGCCGCACGACTCCTAA
- the bioD gene encoding dethiobiotin synthase: MTKGYFITGTGTGVGKTLVSCALLHAFGARGRTAVGMKPVVAGCDNGQYLDVESLLAASTVTAPREQVNPYALIPPIAPHIAARQAGIIIDVTTICSACFELQKIANLVIVEGTGGFLVPLNEYQDGADMARALGFPVILVVGMQLGCLNHALLTAKVVRETGLLLAGWVANRIDPEMAAFDENVLALEQRLNCPLVGVLPFEQNADAKILSMLLNIEALDQG, from the coding sequence ATGACAAAAGGTTATTTCATCACCGGCACCGGAACGGGTGTGGGCAAGACCCTGGTCAGTTGTGCCTTGCTGCACGCTTTTGGCGCGCGCGGCAGGACTGCCGTGGGTATGAAGCCGGTGGTGGCAGGATGCGATAACGGGCAATACCTGGACGTTGAATCACTCCTGGCGGCAAGCACTGTTACTGCCCCGCGTGAACAAGTGAATCCGTATGCGCTGATCCCACCGATTGCCCCGCATATCGCGGCGAGACAGGCGGGCATCATTATCGACGTGACAACCATTTGCAGCGCTTGTTTCGAATTGCAAAAAATAGCTAACCTGGTAATTGTCGAAGGTACGGGTGGTTTTCTTGTTCCGCTCAACGAGTATCAGGACGGTGCCGACATGGCGAGGGCTTTAGGTTTTCCCGTAATACTGGTGGTGGGAATGCAATTGGGGTGTCTTAACCATGCGCTGCTGACCGCAAAAGTGGTGCGAGAAACGGGACTGTTGCTTGCTGGATGGGTGGCGAATCGTATTGATCCAGAAATGGCTGCATTCGATGAGAATGTGCTTGCATTGGAGCAGAGGCTGAATTGTCCGTTGGTGGGGGTGTTACCATTCGAGCAAAATGCCGATGCGAAAATATTGTCGATGCTGTTGAATATCGAGGCGCTGGACCAAGGCTAA
- a CDS encoding phage holin family protein, producing MLYNMMEFLAHWGITALSLWLAGFIFHGISFSSKKSLFVSALLLGFANAVIRPIVIILTIPLTLISFGFFLLVINALMMLLVSSLVPGFKISGFWTAFFASIFVTFLSLFVGMFIFQSGEYPISIPARQGVMI from the coding sequence ATGCTGTATAACATGATGGAATTTCTGGCGCATTGGGGCATAACTGCCCTCTCTCTGTGGCTTGCCGGCTTTATCTTTCACGGCATTTCATTTTCCAGTAAAAAATCGTTGTTCGTATCGGCACTGCTACTGGGTTTCGCTAATGCCGTAATCAGACCCATTGTCATCATCTTAACGATTCCATTAACGCTCATTTCGTTTGGGTTCTTCTTGTTGGTGATTAATGCGCTTATGATGCTTCTGGTATCGTCACTTGTGCCGGGATTCAAAATTTCGGGATTCTGGACGGCATTCTTTGCGAGCATTTTCGTAACATTTCTCAGTTTATTTGTGGGTATGTTCATATTCCAATCTGGAGAATATCCGATAAGCATTCCTGCGCGCCAAGGTGTGATGATCTGA
- a CDS encoding putative bifunctional diguanylate cyclase/phosphodiesterase — MNDMMYRKETDQRLPQLARYDALTRLPNRALFYESLRKIIKQAEINQRIVSILYLDIDNFKSINDTLGHALGDELLRQFSLRLLECLRIRDMIARLGGDEFGCILITPDGSGDAGIVASKIREALREPFMLPGHQVTVTASIGISVYPTDSLDADTLIRNSDTAMCRSKSSGKDTYRFFTAEMNVRAIKKLDQENALRQALDRNEFVLYYQPKMELSEGGRITGVEALIRWNRPGYGFVAPLEFISVLEQTGLINRVGAWVIHSACKQIAEWRHSGVGEIPVSVNVSGRQFSQGNLSRDVIRATQENNVEPELLEFELQTERALRENSIGSDMLELELTESSLMTHAKKTIDILRRLKAIGIRISIDDFGTGYSSLAYLKRFPVDVLKIDRSFIMDVMTNPADAAIATAIIGMAHSLDVKVVAEGVETVEQFNFLRVRGCDEIQGYYLAQPLPAIEISKLFLRGNKVLKPVRSPIL, encoded by the coding sequence ATGAATGACATGATGTATCGTAAGGAAACTGACCAGCGATTACCGCAGCTCGCGCGTTATGATGCGCTTACCCGTCTTCCCAACCGCGCTCTATTTTATGAGTCGCTGAGAAAGATTATCAAACAGGCCGAAATAAATCAGCGAATTGTTTCGATTCTGTATCTTGATATTGATAACTTCAAAAGTATAAACGACACACTGGGACATGCTCTCGGCGATGAGCTGCTACGCCAGTTTAGTCTGCGCTTGCTGGAATGTTTGCGCATCAGGGATATGATTGCGCGCCTGGGTGGAGATGAGTTCGGGTGTATTCTGATTACTCCTGATGGCTCAGGGGATGCCGGAATTGTTGCAAGCAAGATCAGAGAAGCATTACGCGAGCCCTTCATGTTGCCAGGTCACCAGGTGACCGTGACCGCGAGTATCGGGATCAGTGTTTATCCGACGGATTCGCTTGATGCGGATACGCTTATCAGAAACAGCGACACAGCCATGTGCCGGTCAAAAAGCTCAGGCAAGGATACATATCGCTTCTTTACAGCGGAAATGAATGTACGCGCGATCAAGAAGCTGGATCAAGAAAATGCGTTGCGGCAAGCGCTCGATCGAAATGAATTCGTTTTATATTACCAGCCGAAAATGGAACTCTCGGAGGGAGGGAGAATCACGGGAGTGGAGGCGCTGATAAGGTGGAATCGTCCCGGATATGGATTCGTCGCACCTCTGGAGTTCATATCCGTCCTCGAACAAACAGGATTGATCAACCGGGTGGGGGCATGGGTTATTCATAGCGCGTGCAAACAGATCGCCGAGTGGAGGCATTCGGGAGTAGGAGAGATCCCCGTATCGGTCAATGTATCCGGAAGGCAGTTTTCACAAGGTAACCTGAGTCGCGATGTTATTCGAGCCACCCAGGAGAATAATGTCGAGCCGGAATTACTCGAATTCGAACTCCAGACGGAAAGAGCATTGAGGGAGAACAGCATTGGCTCTGATATGCTGGAATTGGAACTGACGGAAAGCTCGTTGATGACACATGCAAAAAAGACGATCGATATCCTCAGGAGGTTGAAAGCAATTGGTATCCGGATTTCGATTGACGATTTCGGGACAGGTTATTCGAGTCTGGCCTATCTGAAACGATTTCCTGTCGATGTGCTGAAAATCGATCGTTCCTTTATTATGGACGTGATGACAAATCCTGCGGATGCCGCAATTGCCACAGCAATTATTGGCATGGCGCATAGTCTTGACGTTAAAGTGGTGGCCGAGGGTGTGGAAACCGTCGAGCAGTTCAATTTTCTGCGAGTGCGAGGTTGCGATGAAATCCAGGGTTACTATCTGGCGCAGCCACTTCCCGCAATTGAGATATCCAAGCTATTTTTGAGAGGTAACAAGGTCCTCAAGCCGGTAAGATCCCCCATTCTGTAA
- a CDS encoding MBL fold metallo-hydrolase, whose product MRFACLGSGSQGNGLVVEVAKTRLLLDCGFTLRETVARLSRLGLDPTMIDGIIVTHEHDDHIGGVARFARKFNIPVWLTHGTLRGVGKTFSLLPVINIIDGYRRFSIGDIEVEPYPVPHDAQEPAQFVFGDGALRLGVLTDTGCSTPHIEAVLSHCHALVLECNHDAQMLANSDYPQSLKQRVGGRFGHLENTASAKLLASLDCTRLQHIIAAHLSQKNNTPLLAQTMLSDTLNCEIDWVGVADQSEGFGWRQLI is encoded by the coding sequence ATGCGCTTTGCCTGTTTAGGTAGCGGTTCCCAGGGAAACGGTCTCGTGGTCGAAGTGGCGAAGACCCGATTGCTACTGGATTGCGGCTTTACCCTGAGAGAAACCGTCGCTCGTCTTTCACGGCTCGGTCTCGATCCCACCATGATAGATGGAATTATAGTCACTCACGAACACGACGACCATATTGGCGGCGTGGCGCGGTTTGCGCGTAAATTCAATATCCCGGTGTGGTTGACGCATGGCACGCTGCGTGGTGTGGGGAAAACATTTTCCTTGTTGCCGGTGATAAACATCATAGATGGCTATCGACGTTTCTCCATTGGAGATATCGAGGTAGAGCCTTATCCAGTCCCGCATGATGCACAGGAGCCTGCGCAATTTGTATTCGGCGATGGTGCGTTGCGATTGGGCGTATTGACGGATACCGGATGTTCCACACCTCATATCGAGGCAGTCTTAAGCCATTGCCACGCGCTGGTGCTGGAATGTAATCATGATGCCCAAATGCTTGCGAACAGCGATTATCCGCAAAGTCTCAAACAACGCGTTGGCGGCCGTTTCGGGCATCTTGAAAACACCGCTTCCGCAAAACTTCTTGCAAGTCTCGATTGCACTCGCCTGCAACACATTATTGCGGCTCATCTGAGCCAGAAAAATAACACTCCGCTACTTGCGCAAACCATGTTGAGTGATACCTTGAACTGTGAGATAGATTGGGTCGGGGTGGCTGACCAGAGCGAGGGCTTTGGCTGGCGCCAGTTGATATGA
- a CDS encoding cupin domain-containing protein, whose protein sequence is MKTALLGGLSPRNFLRDYWQKKPLLVRGALPDFQGLLTRSELIDLACRDDAQSRLITQQNGKWQVRHGPFALRSFSRLPKKQWTLLVQDINHFLPAARELLLKFNFIPHSRLDDLMVSYAPSEGGVGPHFDSYDVFLLQGMGRRVWQISAQRDKRLVEDAPVKILRDFRMEQEWVLEPGDMLYLPPGYAHNGVAKDDCMTYSIGFRAPAHQELATQFLVYLQDNAAIRGMYRDPDITLQSRPGHIGSPMVDQAGAALDKIKWNRMDVEHFMGTYLTEPKPHIFFVPPSDPLPEKKFVYEIKENGLQLDLKSRMLYRKKTIFLNGDSYAPGATARRSLEKLADRLILPTAKHFNDEALALCYQWYLYGYIEIASQPGGIDA, encoded by the coding sequence ATGAAAACCGCGCTCCTGGGTGGTCTTTCACCAAGAAATTTTCTACGCGATTACTGGCAGAAAAAACCTTTGCTGGTGCGTGGCGCCCTGCCCGACTTTCAGGGATTGCTGACTCGCAGCGAGCTTATTGATCTCGCCTGCCGGGACGATGCGCAATCGCGGCTGATCACACAGCAGAATGGCAAATGGCAAGTCAGGCACGGTCCTTTTGCACTTCGATCTTTTTCACGTCTGCCAAAGAAACAATGGACGCTGCTGGTACAGGATATCAATCACTTCCTTCCAGCAGCCCGCGAACTACTGCTTAAATTCAATTTTATCCCTCACTCACGGCTCGACGACCTGATGGTCAGCTATGCACCCAGCGAGGGTGGGGTTGGACCCCATTTTGATTCATACGACGTTTTCTTACTGCAGGGAATGGGGCGCAGGGTTTGGCAGATATCCGCCCAGCGGGACAAAAGATTGGTTGAGGATGCACCGGTAAAAATCCTGCGTGATTTCAGAATGGAACAAGAGTGGGTGCTGGAACCAGGCGACATGCTGTATCTACCTCCCGGTTACGCTCACAATGGCGTGGCAAAAGACGATTGCATGACCTATTCGATCGGCTTTCGCGCACCCGCTCACCAGGAGCTTGCCACCCAGTTTCTCGTTTACCTGCAGGATAATGCCGCGATTAGAGGCATGTATCGTGACCCCGATATCACTTTGCAGTCGCGTCCGGGACATATTGGTTCGCCCATGGTGGATCAAGCTGGCGCGGCACTCGATAAAATCAAATGGAACCGCATGGATGTGGAACATTTTATGGGGACCTATCTTACCGAACCCAAACCCCACATTTTTTTTGTGCCGCCATCGGATCCTCTACCGGAGAAAAAATTTGTTTATGAGATTAAAGAAAACGGATTACAACTGGATCTAAAAAGTCGTATGCTGTACAGGAAGAAAACTATTTTTCTGAATGGAGATAGCTATGCACCCGGTGCTACCGCCCGCCGGTCATTGGAAAAACTCGCTGATCGCCTCATATTGCCGACAGCAAAGCATTTTAACGATGAGGCTCTTGCACTGTGCTACCAATGGTATCTCTATGGTTATATTGAAATAGCAAGCCAACCCGGCGGGATTGACGCATAA